CGGCGATCTCGTATCGAGGCGGTTCGCCGGGGAGACTGACCTCGACAATCCCGCGGTCGGCGACAAGCGCCTTGAGCGTGCGGTAGACCGTCGCCATTCCCATGCCGCGCACGCGGCGCTGCGCGAGATCGAAGACCTCGCGGGCCGAAACGGGCCCGTGCGCCTCGCTGATCACCGATTTGATCGCGCTGCGCTGCTTGGTGTTTCTTTCCATTCGGCTCACACGCGATTTTAGCGATCGAACTAAGCGGTCGCGAGCCCCTCGCGTATGGCGTAACGCGCGAGGGCAACCCGGTTGTGGATGCCGAGCTTGCTCATGATCGAAGTACAGTGATTGTCGATGGTCTTGACGCTCAGGAACAGGGACTCTGCGATGCGCTTCTTCGAGAGCCCTTGCGCCAGCAAGCGGAGTACTTCGAGCTCTCGTGGAGAAAGGCGTCGCTGGTTGGAACGAGAATTCTCGAGCGTGTTACCCTCGCGCGCCAGAAACTCAACGTACGCGGGAGACGCATAGACGGCGCCGGAGAGCACAACCCGCACCGCCGGGCCGATATTCTCCGGCGGCTCATCCGCGCAGAACACGTTCTG
The DNA window shown above is from Phycisphaeraceae bacterium and carries:
- a CDS encoding response regulator transcription factor, with the translated sequence MLSQNNERVFAALRLLNIQNVFCADEPPENIGPAVRVVLSGAVYASPAYVEFLAREGNTLENSRSNQRRLSPRELEVLRLLAQGLSKKRIAESLFLSVKTIDNHCTSIMSKLGIHNRVALARYAIREGLATA